In Methanomicrobium antiquum, one DNA window encodes the following:
- a CDS encoding GNAT family N-acetyltransferase: MNISSAGINNDYEKSTVRIIEADYTCLNHMKVLYRDLHDMELSASNLKLREVWDEIISDERVHPFILFKGKIPASTCTLSIIPNLTWDARPYGIIENVVTKKEFRQCGYAREILKYAVNFAWDNNCYKLMLLTGRKEEYVTRMYESVGFKSDIKTGMAIYNSQI, encoded by the coding sequence ATGAATATATCATCAGCCGGAATAAATAATGATTATGAAAAATCTACTGTCAGAATAATAGAGGCGGATTATACCTGCCTAAATCATATGAAAGTACTTTATCGGGATTTACATGATATGGAGCTTTCGGCTTCAAATCTTAAATTAAGAGAAGTATGGGATGAAATAATATCCGATGAACGGGTGCATCCCTTTATTTTATTCAAAGGTAAAATTCCGGCATCAACCTGTACTCTGTCAATAATTCCAAATCTTACGTGGGATGCAAGACCGTATGGAATAATAGAGAATGTCGTGACAAAAAAAGAATTTAGACAATGCGGATATGCCAGAGAAATCCTAAAATATGCAGTTAATTTTGCATGGGATAATAACTGCTACAAGTTAATGCTTCTTACAGGAAGAAAAGAGGAATATGTAACCCGGATGTATGAAAGTGTCGGGTTTAAATCAGATATTAAAACAGGAATGGCAATATATAATTCTCAAATCTAA
- the rsgA gene encoding ribosome small subunit-dependent GTPase A: MKKAEFNRGKIKKIILSDLGWDEYFESSFAPYKNNYIAGRVACRQRTHYEVYIKGGYVRAGISGALKKAGKSPAVGDFAVILYQSETENYTIVNILPRKTEFSRGVSKNEGQNQIIAANVDIVFIVTSAGKDLNPRRLERYLSLVYSSGAKPVIIINKSDLSKSPDELLEKISSVCTDVSILTISALNKTGIKQLDSYLKPGITIALIGSSGVGKSTLINTLLKDYVQETCDVREYDEKGHHKTTVRQMFLLSGGGVVIDNPGLREVGIGTSGEGLSETFSDIKEFSQYCRFSDCRHKNEPGCAVIKAVSDGNISKERLETYLQLKSELRFEQEKSEIGLSRMEKKKWKSINATSRDIENIKKRMREL; the protein is encoded by the coding sequence ATGAAAAAAGCAGAATTTAACAGGGGAAAAATTAAAAAAATCATTCTTTCTGATTTAGGATGGGATGAGTATTTTGAATCATCTTTTGCGCCATATAAAAATAATTACATAGCCGGAAGGGTAGCATGCCGTCAGAGGACACATTATGAAGTATATATCAAAGGCGGATATGTCAGAGCCGGAATTTCAGGAGCCCTGAAAAAGGCAGGCAAAAGTCCTGCTGTTGGTGATTTTGCTGTTATTTTATACCAGTCTGAAACAGAAAATTACACAATTGTAAATATTCTTCCAAGAAAAACCGAGTTTTCCAGAGGTGTTTCTAAAAATGAGGGGCAGAATCAGATTATAGCAGCAAACGTAGATATTGTATTTATCGTAACTTCTGCCGGAAAGGACTTAAATCCCAGAAGGCTTGAGCGATATTTATCACTTGTCTATTCATCCGGTGCAAAACCTGTGATAATTATAAACAAATCAGACCTTTCCAAATCACCCGATGAGCTTTTGGAAAAAATTTCTTCTGTTTGTACAGATGTTTCTATATTGACAATAAGTGCACTCAACAAAACCGGAATAAAACAGCTTGATTCATATCTAAAGCCCGGAATTACCATCGCTCTTATAGGTTCATCCGGTGTTGGCAAATCAACCCTTATAAACACTCTCTTAAAAGACTATGTCCAGGAAACCTGTGATGTTCGTGAATATGATGAGAAGGGGCATCATAAAACAACCGTCCGGCAGATGTTTCTCTTAAGCGGCGGAGGTGTTGTGATTGACAATCCAGGTCTTCGTGAAGTAGGTATTGGAACTTCAGGAGAAGGATTAAGCGAAACTTTCTCAGATATAAAAGAGTTTTCACAATACTGCCGGTTTTCAGACTGCAGGCATAAAAATGAACCCGGATGTGCTGTAATAAAGGCTGTTTCTGATGGGAATATATCAAAAGAGAGGCTTGAAACTTATCTTCAGCTTAAAAGTGAGCTAAGATTCGAGCAGGAAAAATCAGAGATAGGACTTAGCCGGATGGAGAAGAAGAAGTGGAAGTCAATAAATGCCACCTCACGGGATATAGAAAATATAAAAAAGCGAATGCGGGAATTATAA
- a CDS encoding radical SAM protein, whose protein sequence is MKCTVCETGCEISDGHYGRCRMYSNENGNIIERFPESYLTILPITIETMPMIHFAPKSKFLQVSTVGCNFTCPGCISETLTSHADSVIGALQKASPEKIVQMAIKQECKGIVFCLNDPIVSFYSFKTLAKTAKDKGLYVGCSTNCYFTEDSLNQLLPYLDFVNVGLKGSSDERYKECGVKSADPVFRNIKILYDSGVHVEVSAMYINGADTEIISAAERVAEISKDIPMQVMRFVPFGEAAPELEPTIAMSENITDQIRKILNYVYLFNSPGTEYLNTVCPSCGENVICREFYGPMGCRTVSEVPDFKCSCGWEAPVSGEISTEQYTEYGMLGGYRTTRAIEMAHAILVTLGVDDDTELGDVLGSIIKEDFIRGMHDRIQKIDLWLDLIADLSRRSGKEEKGEELISYIKERVDIIASKAKDAKCRPSVYYAMGYPLFALNAERFETNLVEAAGGMCVNKKIQRKGKPGVNITADELCKMNPEKIFISGFLSSPASDFMNYCDNHEISVDATDSEEIYNVPAGWDFGSPRWILGFMYIANKIHPEIFSFDLEDEQKKFYRKFYGIKGDVVQNRDFSRPAFSSK, encoded by the coding sequence ATGAAATGTACAGTCTGTGAGACAGGATGCGAAATTTCAGATGGACATTATGGCAGATGCAGGATGTATTCAAATGAAAATGGAAATATTATTGAAAGGTTTCCGGAATCATACCTGACAATTCTTCCAATCACAATTGAGACCATGCCAATGATTCATTTTGCTCCGAAAAGTAAATTCCTCCAGGTTAGCACAGTCGGCTGTAACTTCACATGTCCGGGTTGCATATCCGAGACTCTTACATCACATGCAGATTCTGTTATAGGTGCGCTTCAAAAAGCCTCACCTGAAAAGATTGTTCAGATGGCTATAAAGCAGGAATGCAAAGGGATAGTCTTTTGTTTGAATGATCCTATTGTATCGTTTTATTCTTTTAAGACTCTTGCAAAAACTGCAAAAGATAAGGGACTTTATGTTGGATGTTCGACAAACTGCTATTTTACTGAAGATTCTCTGAATCAGCTTCTTCCATACCTTGATTTTGTCAATGTCGGGCTTAAGGGTTCATCAGATGAAAGATACAAAGAATGCGGAGTTAAATCAGCAGATCCAGTATTTAGAAACATAAAAATTCTCTATGATTCAGGAGTTCATGTTGAGGTTTCTGCTATGTATATAAACGGCGCTGATACCGAGATAATCAGTGCGGCAGAAAGAGTCGCAGAAATTTCTAAGGATATTCCAATGCAGGTGATGAGATTTGTTCCGTTCGGAGAAGCGGCACCTGAACTTGAACCAACCATTGCCATGTCTGAGAATATAACAGACCAAATCCGAAAAATTCTCAATTACGTATATCTCTTCAACTCTCCCGGAACAGAGTACTTAAACACAGTCTGTCCTTCATGTGGGGAAAATGTGATTTGCCGGGAATTTTATGGGCCGATGGGATGCAGGACTGTTTCAGAAGTACCTGATTTTAAATGCTCCTGCGGCTGGGAAGCACCAGTATCCGGAGAAATCAGTACGGAGCAATACACAGAGTACGGCATGCTTGGCGGTTATCGGACAACAAGAGCGATTGAAATGGCTCATGCGATTTTGGTAACACTTGGTGTAGATGATGATACTGAACTTGGGGATGTGCTTGGCAGTATCATAAAAGAGGATTTTATCAGGGGTATGCATGATCGTATCCAAAAGATTGATTTATGGCTGGATTTAATCGCAGATCTCTCCAGACGTTCAGGAAAGGAGGAGAAAGGAGAGGAACTCATTTCATACATTAAAGAGCGTGTTGATATTATCGCTTCAAAAGCAAAGGATGCAAAATGCCGTCCGTCTGTTTATTATGCCATGGGATATCCGCTTTTTGCCTTAAACGCAGAGAGATTTGAAACAAATCTTGTTGAGGCGGCAGGGGGCATGTGCGTGAATAAAAAAATACAGCGAAAAGGGAAACCCGGAGTAAATATAACCGCAGATGAACTATGTAAAATGAATCCTGAAAAGATTTTCATCTCCGGATTTTTAAGTTCTCCGGCATCTGATTTCATGAATTACTGTGATAATCATGAAATTTCTGTTGATGCTACGGACTCTGAGGAGATCTATAATGTTCCTGCCGGATGGGATTTTGGAAGTCCCCGCTGGATACTGGGTTTTATGTACATTGCGAATAAGATTCATCCGGAAATATTCTCATTTGATCTTGAAGATGAGCAAAAGAAATTCTATAGGAAATTTTATGGAATTAAAGGAGATGTTGTTCAAAACAGGGATTTCTCACGCCCGGCATTTTCATCAAAATAA
- a CDS encoding class I SAM-dependent methyltransferase, with translation MNYFDVNDLDENTENLNEINVNVDDNSEINVNVDGNCVNMAGNKKNTGKKGTGNMDEIAKTIFAPIYPVIADNIIKRFGIAKGMCIDIGSGPASLSIAIAKKTSLDVISFDYSSDMQKKALKNIKDAGLEDRIKTACGDVHDMPFSDNYADLIISRGSMFFWDDIHTAFREIYRVLKPGGRTYIGGGFGNRELTKCVSAEMIRKNPDWEEFSRKNMSDENVQIFKDMLEEIKIPDYNIVRGDEGFWIVISKNLPGALP, from the coding sequence ATGAATTATTTTGATGTGAATGATTTAGATGAGAATACTGAAAATCTGAATGAAATTAATGTAAATGTGGATGATAATTCGGAAATTAATGTAAATGTGGATGGAAATTGTGTAAATATGGCTGGAAATAAGAAAAATACTGGTAAAAAGGGAACCGGAAATATGGATGAAATTGCAAAAACAATTTTTGCGCCGATATATCCTGTAATTGCAGACAATATAATCAAAAGATTTGGAATTGCAAAAGGAATGTGCATTGATATTGGAAGCGGTCCTGCATCTTTATCTATTGCGATTGCAAAAAAAACAAGCCTTGATGTTATCTCTTTTGACTATTCCTCCGACATGCAAAAAAAAGCATTAAAAAATATAAAAGATGCCGGACTTGAAGATCGTATAAAAACTGCCTGTGGCGATGTTCACGACATGCCATTTTCTGATAATTATGCAGATCTGATAATCAGTCGTGGTTCAATGTTCTTCTGGGATGATATTCATACTGCATTTAGGGAAATTTACCGCGTATTAAAACCGGGCGGCAGAACATACATCGGCGGAGGGTTTGGAAACAGGGAGTTGACAAAATGTGTTTCTGCCGAAATGATTCGCAAAAATCCTGACTGGGAAGAGTTTTCACGAAAAAACATGTCAGATGAGAATGTACAGATTTTTAAGGATATGCTTGAAGAAATTAAAATTCCTGACTACAATATTGTCCGTGGAGATGAGGGGTTCTGGATTGTTATATCAAAAAATCTGCCGGGAGCACTGCCATGA
- a CDS encoding GntP family permease, whose translation MDPVPVLIITLAYITILAFSRKVPTFLFLFTGAVLMGLLAGFGFEQVFMWAIEGMGSIFSSFAVIILSGIVIVRLLSDQGLLDIIVSGLHFGIKDRGVNAGIIGYILSIPTTCCITTYLMIAPAMKKPGDKTPGSNRPLYLVAVGSIISYVLIFPTPATIPLLTGLAPDYPVLNFDAITIPLSFAILVIILLLSGFLYQKTKRETVESVPPKVLPEEKIPANIKIRAWAPFIVMFAAIPVGLFLLQLSHLILTQFIMLAGMIIALALAPPDIRMKGFSKGAKFAGLILFDFCSAGAVGKVIVGSGIANGIMNSMIPVLPDILVPFIIAAVFATVQGSRVVTAVISSEIIATAGLAETLHPVPLILMVSAGTCFISYLTDPYFWLVQRTTGDDITTVMKHYTLPLAVSAVIIFVVALLLTVFFFPYVENAALLIG comes from the coding sequence ATGGACCCCGTTCCGGTTTTGATCATCACACTGGCATACATAACAATCCTCGCCTTTTCCAGGAAAGTTCCTACATTCCTGTTCCTGTTCACAGGGGCCGTCCTTATGGGTCTTCTTGCGGGATTTGGATTTGAGCAGGTTTTTATGTGGGCGATAGAGGGAATGGGGAGTATCTTTTCTTCATTTGCCGTTATCATACTGTCCGGCATTGTCATCGTGAGGTTACTGTCCGACCAGGGTTTGCTGGATATAATTGTCTCCGGATTGCATTTCGGCATAAAAGATCGCGGTGTGAACGCCGGGATTATCGGCTACATCCTGTCGATTCCGACAACGTGCTGCATCACCACTTACCTGATGATAGCCCCGGCGATGAAAAAGCCGGGTGACAAAACTCCCGGATCAAACAGGCCCCTGTATCTCGTAGCGGTCGGCAGCATCATATCCTATGTCCTGATATTTCCTACACCTGCTACGATTCCTCTCCTGACTGGTCTTGCGCCCGATTATCCGGTTTTGAATTTTGACGCAATAACAATCCCTCTCTCGTTTGCGATTCTCGTGATCATTCTGCTTCTCTCTGGTTTCCTGTACCAAAAGACAAAAAGAGAAACGGTTGAATCCGTGCCACCGAAAGTACTCCCGGAAGAGAAGATTCCTGCCAACATCAAGATTCGTGCATGGGCCCCTTTTATCGTAATGTTTGCAGCGATACCTGTTGGACTGTTTCTTTTGCAGTTGTCCCATCTTATCCTCACGCAATTCATAATGCTTGCAGGAATGATAATCGCCCTTGCACTTGCTCCTCCTGATATCAGAATGAAAGGCTTTTCAAAAGGTGCCAAATTTGCAGGGTTGATCCTGTTTGATTTCTGTTCTGCGGGAGCGGTTGGTAAGGTGATAGTGGGTTCGGGTATAGCAAACGGCATAATGAATTCGATGATCCCTGTACTTCCCGATATTCTGGTTCCGTTCATAATCGCGGCAGTTTTTGCAACCGTACAGGGGTCCAGGGTAGTGACCGCGGTGATTTCGTCTGAAATAATTGCCACCGCCGGGCTTGCAGAAACACTTCACCCGGTTCCGCTGATCCTCATGGTCTCTGCCGGAACCTGCTTTATCTCCTACCTGACCGATCCGTACTTCTGGCTTGTGCAGAGAACAACAGGCGATGACATCACGACGGTGATGAAGCATTATACCCTGCCACTTGCAGTTTCAGCAGTTATCATATTTGTTGTTGCTCTTCTGCTTACGGTATTTTTCTTCCCTTATGTCGAGAACGCGGCTCTTTTGATTGGATGA
- a CDS encoding AAA family ATPase — protein MLRGDQTLFRDPDIFDIDYMPEQFNFRDTQLDELAYTLGPAMKGSRPFNSVIRGLPGTGKTTSVRLLFSEIEQTTKRIVPVYVNCKNDRTRVSVFATIFNQIFGHYPPTTGIAFRKIYNEIGNYLVESKTVAVVCLDDVNYLMYEDRLNDILYVLLRIYE, from the coding sequence TTGCTAAGGGGGGACCAGACTCTCTTCAGGGACCCTGATATTTTTGATATAGATTACATGCCTGAACAGTTCAATTTCAGAGATACACAGCTTGATGAACTTGCCTATACACTCGGGCCTGCAATGAAAGGCAGCCGGCCGTTTAACTCTGTAATCCGGGGGCTTCCGGGAACGGGGAAGACTACCTCCGTGCGACTGCTCTTCTCCGAGATAGAGCAGACGACTAAAAGGATTGTGCCGGTTTATGTCAACTGCAAGAATGACCGGACACGGGTCTCGGTCTTTGCCACAATATTTAACCAGATATTCGGACACTACCCTCCGACAACAGGGATTGCATTTCGAAAGATCTACAATGAGATTGGAAATTACCTTGTCGAGTCGAAGACGGTTGCAGTCGTATGTCTCGATGATGTAAATTATCTGATGTATGAGGACCGCTTAAATGACATACTCTATGTGCTGCTCCGGATTTACGAGTAG
- a CDS encoding ArsR family transcriptional regulator, which translates to MTRPFEGVLGNTCELRLLEFLLPLNDIEFNVTELSEEAGVNRVTAGRVVKKFVERGIFNASNDKITQYSINTSSPIVRAIEIINNELINQMLGDGQIQEIRGHLKKHGMGACLQETEISNESVWPYLPEVAEPATAWGAGDMCSMGISNPYSQDFPHATADEYGAGYPDPEYIQ; encoded by the coding sequence ATGACTCGTCCCTTTGAAGGTGTGCTTGGAAATACCTGTGAATTAAGACTTCTGGAATTTCTGTTGCCGCTTAATGACATCGAATTCAATGTCACTGAACTATCTGAAGAGGCAGGTGTAAACAGGGTTACTGCCGGAAGGGTGGTAAAGAAGTTTGTCGAGCGTGGCATATTTAATGCTAGCAATGATAAGATAACTCAATATTCCATTAATACATCATCCCCAATAGTCAGGGCAATTGAGATAATCAACAATGAATTAATAAATCAGATGCTCGGTGATGGACAGATTCAGGAAATCCGTGGTCATCTGAAAAAACATGGAATGGGAGCCTGTTTACAAGAAACAGAAATTTCAAACGAATCGGTTTGGCCATATCTTCCGGAAGTGGCTGAACCGGCTACAGCATGGGGAGCAGGAGATATGTGCAGTATGGGGATCTCCAATCCATATTCTCAGGACTTTCCACACGCAACAGCAGATGAATATGGAGCAGGATATCCTGATCCAGAGTATATACAATAA
- a CDS encoding C39 family peptidase, producing MRALSLLLIVALAGAMFVPVVSASTSVNEQLNSTITLDYAKKIAQLHLNDVSEGMSGFSEWTGANVESDLTFYDLNGNIAAYSFSVVKDGNYLGFILISGNKDNYPILEFGKGDIVPEKTKENAQFTAEKFIGDAGCKLDSVKYLYLGATFYYGQYTFENSLQNVKQDVIVDLFNEAVVDLKNDDSSTALTNVKSGSDAISVEDEWTIVNENIGLVSSGATVSTSVRGADTIYWVPLYDQPSGYPNSCAPTASGMILSYWRSNGYSNFPSNGDTLILDLYSAMDTDPVDGTYDSNIEPGIESVCDDYGYDIDAEPDGWGFYFSEVKSEVTADRPMHLAMHGAGTAIGGSTEYGNHSVAAVGWADGSFDAIEINDGWSTSDTRYIAFGNWNSIYPVYIRP from the coding sequence ATGCGGGCGTTGAGCCTGCTATTGATAGTTGCACTCGCCGGGGCGATGTTTGTTCCGGTTGTTAGTGCCAGCACTTCTGTGAATGAACAACTAAACAGTACTATAACATTGGATTATGCTAAAAAGATAGCGCAATTACATCTCAATGATGTATCAGAAGGTATGAGTGGATTTTCTGAATGGACTGGGGCTAATGTTGAATCTGATCTGACTTTTTATGATCTAAATGGGAACATTGCCGCTTATTCATTCTCTGTTGTAAAAGATGGAAACTACTTGGGATTCATCCTGATTTCTGGAAATAAAGATAATTATCCTATCCTGGAATTTGGGAAAGGAGATATTGTCCCAGAAAAAACAAAAGAAAATGCACAATTCACGGCAGAGAAGTTCATTGGAGACGCTGGTTGTAAACTGGATTCTGTAAAGTATCTCTATCTTGGAGCGACATTTTATTATGGTCAATATACATTTGAGAATTCACTTCAAAATGTAAAACAGGATGTTATTGTTGATCTCTTTAATGAAGCTGTTGTAGATCTAAAAAATGATGATTCTTCTACAGCGTTGACTAATGTAAAATCAGGATCGGATGCAATTTCGGTTGAAGATGAATGGACGATTGTAAATGAAAACATCGGACTTGTAAGCAGTGGAGCAACAGTTTCAACTTCCGTTCGCGGAGCTGATACAATATACTGGGTTCCTCTCTATGATCAACCTTCAGGTTATCCAAATTCATGTGCCCCTACTGCCTCAGGTATGATTTTATCCTATTGGCGAAGTAACGGTTATTCTAATTTCCCGTCAAATGGAGATACGTTAATTCTTGATTTATACTCTGCAATGGATACAGACCCTGTTGATGGAACATATGATTCTAATATCGAACCTGGTATCGAAAGTGTATGTGATGATTATGGATATGACATAGATGCCGAGCCTGATGGCTGGGGTTTCTATTTCTCAGAAGTTAAATCTGAGGTCACAGCAGATCGTCCAATGCATCTTGCTATGCATGGAGCCGGGACTGCAATAGGTGGTTCAACAGAATATGGCAATCATTCCGTTGCGGCTGTCGGGTGGGCCGATGGTTCATTTGATGCCATAGAGATCAATGACGGCTGGTCAACATCAGATACAAGGTATATCGCCTTTGGAAACTGGAATTCTATATACCCCGTGTATATTAGGCCTTAA